A genomic stretch from Campylobacter lari subsp. concheus includes:
- a CDS encoding acetyl-CoA carboxylase biotin carboxylase subunit, translating to MEIKKVLIANRGEIALRALRTVKEMGKKAICVYSTADKDALYLKYADASICIGNARSSESYLNIPAIISAAEISEADAIFPGYGFLSENQNFVEICAKHNIKFIGPSVAAMALMSDKSKAKQVMQRAGVPVIPGSDGALGGVEAAKKLAKEIGYPVILKAAAGGGGRGMRVVEDEKDLEKAYWSAESEAMSAFGDGTMYMEKYIQNPRHIEVQIIGDSFGNVIHLGERDCSMQRRHQKLIEESPAILLDEKTRARLHETAVKAAKAIDYEGAGTFEFLVDKNLDFYFIEMNTRLQVEHCVSEMVSGVDIIELMIKVAEGYPLPKQEEIKLKGHSIECRITAEDSKTFLPCPGKITKYVAPAGRNVRMESHCYQDYSVPPYYDSMIGKLVVWGEDRNTAIAKMKVALQELIVGGIKTTKDFHLAMMDNADFINNNYDTNYLSRH from the coding sequence ATGGAAATTAAAAAAGTTTTAATAGCAAATCGTGGAGAAATTGCATTAAGAGCTTTAAGAACTGTAAAAGAAATGGGAAAAAAAGCAATTTGTGTGTATTCTACCGCAGATAAAGATGCTTTGTATTTAAAATATGCTGATGCGAGTATTTGTATAGGAAATGCTAGAAGCTCAGAAAGCTATTTAAATATCCCAGCTATTATTAGTGCGGCTGAAATTAGTGAAGCGGATGCGATTTTTCCAGGGTATGGATTTTTAAGTGAAAATCAAAATTTTGTTGAAATTTGTGCAAAACATAATATCAAATTCATAGGTCCTTCAGTAGCTGCTATGGCACTAATGAGTGATAAAAGCAAAGCTAAACAAGTAATGCAAAGAGCAGGTGTGCCTGTAATCCCAGGAAGCGATGGGGCTTTAGGTGGGGTTGAAGCAGCTAAAAAGCTTGCCAAAGAAATAGGCTACCCTGTGATTTTAAAAGCAGCGGCAGGCGGCGGCGGCCGTGGTATGCGTGTAGTTGAAGATGAAAAAGATTTGGAAAAAGCATATTGGTCAGCAGAAAGTGAAGCTATGAGCGCTTTTGGTGATGGCACTATGTATATGGAAAAATATATCCAAAATCCACGTCATATAGAGGTGCAAATCATAGGAGATAGCTTTGGTAATGTGATACATTTAGGTGAGAGAGATTGTTCGATGCAAAGGCGCCATCAAAAGCTTATAGAAGAATCTCCTGCAATTTTACTAGATGAAAAAACAAGAGCAAGACTTCATGAAACAGCAGTTAAAGCTGCTAAGGCTATTGATTATGAGGGCGCAGGAACTTTTGAGTTTTTAGTGGATAAAAATTTAGACTTTTACTTTATTGAAATGAATACACGCTTGCAAGTTGAGCATTGTGTGAGTGAGATGGTAAGTGGGGTTGATATTATTGAACTTATGATTAAAGTAGCAGAAGGGTATCCTTTACCAAAGCAAGAAGAAATTAAACTTAAAGGCCATTCTATAGAATGTAGAATCACTGCAGAAGATTCTAAAACTTTCTTGCCTTGCCCAGGTAAAATCACAAAATACGTAGCTCCAGCAGGACGTAATGTAAGAATGGAAAGTCATTGTTATCAAGATTATAGTGTGCCTCCTTATTATGATTCTATGATTGGAAAATTAGTTGTTTGGGGAGAAGATAGAAACACAGCTATAGCAAAAATGAAAGTAGCCTTGCAAGAGCTTATCGTAGGTGGGATTAAAACAACAAAAGATTTTCATTTAGCAATGATGGATAATGCAGATTTTATCAATAATAATTATGATACAAATTATCTTTCAAGACATTAA
- the pseB gene encoding UDP-N-acetylglucosamine 4,6-dehydratase (inverting) → MFNGKSILITGGTGSFGKTYTKTLLQKYQPKKIIIYSRDELKQFEMAREFNDNCMRYFIGDVRDKERLNIAMKDVDFVIHAAAMKHVPIAEYNPMECIKTNIHGAQNVIDACLENNVEKCIALSTDKACNPINLYGATKLASDKLFVAANNIAGSSHTKFSVTRYGNVVGSRGSVIPFFKKLINEGAKELPITDERMTRFWISLEDGVNFVLNNFAYMHGGEIFVPKIPSMKIVDLAKTMAPNLTHKIIGIRAGEKLHEIMISSDDSHLTYEFKDYYAISPSIQFNNIDIDFSINAKGQKGKKVSNGFSYSSDNNPSWISQEELLNIINHTKVD, encoded by the coding sequence ATGTTTAATGGAAAAAGCATTTTAATTACCGGTGGTACAGGAAGTTTTGGAAAGACTTATACAAAAACTTTACTTCAAAAATATCAACCTAAAAAAATCATCATCTATTCACGCGATGAACTTAAGCAATTTGAAATGGCAAGAGAATTTAATGATAATTGTATGCGTTATTTCATAGGCGATGTAAGAGATAAAGAAAGATTAAATATAGCAATGAAAGATGTGGATTTTGTCATCCATGCAGCTGCTATGAAACATGTACCAATTGCAGAATATAATCCCATGGAATGTATAAAAACTAACATCCATGGAGCACAAAATGTAATTGATGCATGTTTGGAAAATAATGTAGAAAAATGTATCGCACTTTCAACCGATAAAGCATGCAATCCTATTAATTTATACGGAGCTACAAAGCTTGCGAGTGATAAGCTTTTTGTAGCGGCAAATAACATCGCAGGAAGCTCTCATACTAAATTTAGCGTTACAAGATATGGTAACGTAGTAGGCTCAAGAGGCTCTGTTATACCATTTTTCAAAAAACTAATCAATGAAGGCGCCAAAGAACTTCCTATTACAGATGAGAGAATGACAAGATTTTGGATATCTTTAGAAGATGGAGTTAATTTTGTACTGAATAATTTTGCATACATGCATGGAGGAGAAATTTTTGTACCAAAAATTCCTTCTATGAAAATCGTTGATTTAGCTAAAACCATGGCTCCTAATTTGACTCATAAAATCATAGGCATAAGAGCGGGTGAAAAACTACATGAAATTATGATTTCAAGCGATGATAGTCATTTAACTTATGAATTTAAGGATTATTACGCTATAAGCCCAAGTATTCAGTTTAATAATATTGATATTGATTTTAGCATAAATGCAAAAGGTCAAAAAGGTAAAAAAGTTTCTAATGGTTTTTCTTATAGCTCAGATAATAATCCATCATGGATTAGCCAAGAAGAACTTTTAAATATCATTAATCATACTAAGGTAGATTAA
- the accB gene encoding acetyl-CoA carboxylase biotin carboxyl carrier protein: protein MTKEEIKELMQLFAEASISKIKIKEQDGFEIELEKDLCCELPAPAPVAPAPQPINVNVVNETKASPSSSNKPTINSPMVGTFYQAPSPGAAPFAKAGQTIKKGSTIAIIEAMKIMNEIEAEYDCRIVEVLVADGQPVEFGMPLFVVEKL, encoded by the coding sequence ATGACAAAAGAAGAAATCAAAGAACTAATGCAACTTTTTGCAGAAGCAAGTATAAGCAAAATTAAAATAAAAGAACAAGATGGATTTGAAATAGAACTTGAAAAAGATTTATGTTGTGAATTGCCAGCCCCAGCTCCTGTTGCCCCAGCTCCACAACCAATTAATGTAAATGTAGTTAATGAAACCAAAGCAAGCCCAAGCTCTTCTAATAAACCAACTATCAATAGCCCTATGGTAGGTACTTTTTATCAAGCTCCAAGCCCAGGTGCAGCACCTTTTGCTAAAGCAGGACAAACTATTAAGAAAGGAAGTACTATAGCAATTATTGAAGCGATGAAAATCATGAATGAAATCGAAGCTGAATATGATTGTAGGATAGTAGAAGTTTTGGTTGCAGATGGTCAGCCTGTAGAATTTGGCATGCCTTTATTTGTGGTGGAGAAATTATAA
- the dcd gene encoding dCTP deaminase has translation MGLKADNWIKKMALEYNMIEPFCEANIGKGIVSYGLSSYGYDIRVGREFKIFTNVNSTVVDPKNFVEENVVDFVGDVCIVPANSFALARTVEYFKMPNDVLAICLGKSTYARCGIIVNVTPFEPGFEGHITIEISNTTPLPAKIYANEGIAQVLFLQGDEPCDVTYADKKGKYQAQTGITLPRILK, from the coding sequence ATGGGCTTAAAAGCAGATAATTGGATCAAAAAAATGGCATTAGAATACAATATGATAGAGCCATTTTGCGAAGCAAATATAGGTAAAGGTATAGTTAGTTATGGGCTTTCAAGCTACGGATATGATATAAGAGTTGGAAGAGAATTTAAAATTTTTACTAATGTAAATTCGACTGTTGTGGATCCAAAAAATTTTGTAGAAGAAAATGTAGTAGATTTTGTAGGCGATGTATGTATAGTACCTGCAAATTCTTTCGCACTTGCAAGAACGGTTGAATATTTTAAAATGCCAAATGATGTTTTAGCTATTTGCCTTGGTAAAAGTACTTATGCAAGATGTGGCATTATAGTAAATGTAACTCCTTTTGAGCCAGGTTTTGAAGGGCATATTACTATAGAAATTTCAAACACCACTCCACTACCTGCTAAAATTTATGCTAATGAAGGTATAGCTCAAGTTTTATTTCTACAAGGAGATGAGCCTTGTGATGTAACATATGCTGATAAAAAAGGCAAATATCAAGCCCAAACGGGTATAACTTTACCAAGAATTTTAAAATAA
- a CDS encoding peptidylprolyl isomerase, whose translation MRKFLISCCFAANILYAQTLGGVAMIVENQPITLYDIEQTMKELKTDDKQKAIAFLVDDKVQQSEAKKLGIYVSTFELNEKLAQIAKGNKTDINGLQSKIEKDGLSFEVFKNKIRKDLEREKLYRSIMQNAKINIDDETLKHFYESNLDKFSTFSNIDLVVYNSTNPELLQQLAQNPMYKNSQIKSKAISLNAASLDPRLLALLNNTKIGEFTPVLNGENAYIVYFVKEKYGKNPIEFDLIKDQVSNVYTLTQKEQALKNHLDKIRANAHIEELR comes from the coding sequence ATGAGAAAATTTTTAATATCTTGTTGTTTTGCTGCAAATATTTTATATGCTCAAACTCTTGGTGGCGTAGCAATGATAGTAGAAAATCAACCTATTACTCTTTATGATATAGAACAAACCATGAAAGAATTAAAAACTGACGATAAACAAAAGGCTATAGCATTTTTAGTAGATGATAAAGTTCAACAAAGTGAAGCTAAAAAGTTAGGAATTTATGTAAGTACTTTTGAACTTAATGAAAAATTAGCCCAAATAGCAAAAGGCAATAAAACCGACATTAATGGTTTACAATCAAAGATAGAAAAAGATGGTTTAAGTTTTGAAGTTTTTAAAAATAAAATTAGAAAAGATCTTGAAAGAGAAAAACTTTATAGAAGCATAATGCAAAATGCAAAAATCAATATCGATGATGAAACGCTAAAACATTTTTATGAAAGCAATCTCGATAAATTTAGCACTTTTTCAAATATAGACTTAGTTGTTTATAATTCTACTAATCCTGAACTTTTACAACAACTTGCACAAAATCCTATGTATAAAAATTCTCAAATTAAATCAAAAGCCATTAGTTTAAACGCAGCTAGTTTAGATCCAAGATTACTTGCTTTGTTAAATAATACCAAAATAGGAGAATTTACTCCGGTATTAAATGGTGAAAATGCTTATATAGTATATTTTGTAAAAGAAAAATATGGTAAAAATCCTATCGAATTTGATTTAATCAAAGATCAAGTTAGCAATGTCTATACTCTAACTCAAAAAGAACAAGCCTTAAAAAATCATCTTGATAAAATAAGAGCAAATGCTCATATAGAAGAATTAAGATAG